TCATCTGGTCGGTCGCGATGGCGAAGCCAGCTATCACCAACAGTCGGTTGAGATCGGGCTGTTCTCACGACAGCAGTATCGGGATGCAATCGGCACGGCTGGACTGGAATTGATGGAGTATCAGCAGGGAGAGGACATCCGTATGGGTGTCTTCGTGGCTCGCAAGCTCCTATGATCGAAACAACAGCCTCAGCCGGATTGAACGTTCTGACGGATTGTTGGATTGGTACTGACCTATGTGATGCCGACAGCGTTTTCGAGTACAATACTAATCATGACTGGAAAGAAGGCGGTCACCACCACCTGGCCTGTCCTCGTTTGTGCCATGTTTCCGACAGTGTATAGGGTAAGCGTGGAAATCCAAGACGCAAGGAGGTTCTAAGATGTCCTACGAAATACCTAAATGCAGGATTACTGTGATTAAGAGGACCATCAACCAAGACTTGATTGATGAGTACTTGGACGACGAATACAAGGACGTGGGTCTCTGTGAGTGTTTCAGAGATGGTCAAGAGATCGTGATTGAGGACCACTCAGTGGTGCCTGATGGTTTCTGTTCCTCGGCCTGGGCAGACATCCGCAAGGATATCCTGACAGTAGCGATGGGAGGTAGTATGCCTGGGATCAAACAATCAGGCACTA
Above is a window of Dehalococcoidales bacterium DNA encoding:
- a CDS encoding TIGR04076 family protein, translating into MSYEIPKCRITVIKRTINQDLIDEYLDDEYKDVGLCECFRDGQEIVIEDHSVVPDGFCSSAWADIRKDILTVAMGGSMPGIKQSGTMIVGCTDWFRPVIFKVERMVNE